Proteins encoded within one genomic window of Bradyrhizobium sp. AZCC 1719:
- the phnD gene encoding phosphonate ABC transporter substrate-binding protein translates to MNITRRKMLVGSVAVAGALVAMPNVLRAEGVIRVGLIPSEDSRAMLASSQQLLDALEKNLGMKVQGFVAADYNGVIEAMRAGHIEVAYLGPFSYVLGASVANIEAFATAETQKSGRTFYHSQIITRKDSGIKDINDLKGRTFAFVDPSSTSGHLFPKAGLLKLGIDPEKFFGRVLFTGSHDANALAVANKRVDAATIADRIFDAAVQKNLVKREDIHVVWSSDPIPESPTVWRKNLTPELKAKIKTAFLNIKDITWADQGKLNRFVETNDAAYDVIRDTAKALNLDLKKMK, encoded by the coding sequence ATGAACATCACGCGTCGGAAAATGCTCGTCGGGTCCGTTGCTGTGGCCGGCGCCTTGGTCGCCATGCCGAATGTGTTGCGTGCAGAGGGTGTGATCCGCGTCGGTCTCATTCCATCAGAAGATTCTCGCGCGATGCTGGCGTCGAGCCAGCAGCTGCTCGATGCGCTCGAAAAGAATCTCGGCATGAAGGTGCAGGGGTTCGTTGCCGCCGACTACAACGGCGTCATCGAGGCGATGCGCGCCGGTCACATCGAGGTAGCCTATCTCGGACCGTTCTCCTATGTGCTCGGCGCCTCCGTGGCCAACATCGAGGCGTTTGCTACCGCCGAGACACAAAAGTCCGGACGTACTTTCTATCACAGCCAGATCATCACACGGAAAGACAGTGGCATCAAGGACATCAACGATCTGAAGGGCAGGACCTTCGCGTTCGTCGATCCGTCTTCGACTTCCGGCCATCTCTTCCCCAAGGCCGGCCTGCTCAAGCTCGGAATCGACCCGGAGAAGTTCTTCGGCCGCGTTCTTTTCACCGGCTCGCACGATGCCAACGCACTGGCGGTCGCCAACAAGCGTGTCGACGCGGCCACCATCGCTGACCGCATCTTCGACGCCGCAGTGCAGAAGAATCTCGTCAAGCGCGAGGACATCCACGTCGTGTGGAGTTCTGACCCGATCCCGGAATCGCCGACGGTGTGGCGCAAGAATCTGACACCGGAACTGAAGGCAAAGATCAAGACCGCGTTCTTGAACATCAAGGACATCACCTGGGCCGACCAGGGCAAGCTCAACCGCTTCGTCGAAACCAACGATGCAGCCTACGATGTGATTCGGGATACCGCAAAGGCGCTCAATCTCGATCTGAAAAAGATGAAATGA
- a CDS encoding helix-turn-helix domain-containing protein yields MARKKDAARKKKVIRSTAKLTTLDDFLGEEGTRDEFEAIAVKEVLAWQIEQAMKEKNISRNNLAQRMKTSRSQIGRLLDPKDGNVTLATLQRAARMVGRSLRLELV; encoded by the coding sequence ATGGCCAGGAAGAAGGATGCAGCCAGAAAAAAGAAAGTGATCCGTTCCACTGCCAAGCTCACCACGCTCGATGACTTCCTCGGCGAAGAAGGCACGCGCGACGAGTTCGAGGCCATCGCCGTCAAGGAAGTCCTCGCGTGGCAGATCGAGCAGGCGATGAAGGAGAAGAACATATCCCGCAACAACCTGGCCCAGCGCATGAAGACCTCGCGCAGCCAGATTGGGCGCCTGCTCGACCCAAAGGACGGCAATGTCACGCTAGCCACGCTTCAGCGCGCCGCGCGCATGGTCGGGCGGTCGCTCCGGCTAGAACTGGTTTAA
- a CDS encoding LysR substrate-binding domain-containing protein, with the protein MRYTQIRSFHAVATAGGFNAASDAVHITQPTLTAQVGALEEEYGVELFIKKGRRRELTDTGRQLLAITSRLFAEEEEAVAFLEQSRELKTGRLSIGAVGPYHVTEMLAAFNRAYPGIELAVKLGNSHEVLDDLLDYKSDIAVLAHIDEDDRLLTLPYRRHPVGVFVRTDHPLAKQKSVKISELEGEPLIIRETGSTTRRAFEQALAKAKIKPRIVMEIGSREAIREAVIRGLGISYVSEAEFVPDSSLRLIPISNAGIFTYAHVVILRKRETSRIIRAFLEVVRKTKVSNTK; encoded by the coding sequence ATGCGATATACCCAGATTCGCTCCTTCCATGCTGTGGCGACTGCAGGCGGCTTCAATGCCGCGTCGGATGCAGTTCACATCACGCAGCCGACGCTGACGGCCCAGGTCGGCGCGCTGGAGGAGGAGTACGGCGTCGAGCTCTTCATCAAGAAGGGCCGCCGCCGCGAGTTGACCGACACGGGACGGCAACTACTGGCGATTACGTCGCGCCTGTTTGCCGAGGAAGAAGAAGCGGTCGCATTCCTGGAGCAGTCGCGCGAGCTCAAGACCGGTCGGCTTTCGATTGGCGCGGTCGGCCCCTATCACGTCACCGAGATGCTTGCGGCCTTCAATCGCGCCTATCCGGGGATCGAACTCGCCGTGAAGCTCGGCAACTCGCACGAGGTCCTCGATGATCTTCTTGACTACAAGAGCGACATCGCGGTGCTAGCGCACATTGATGAGGACGATCGTCTTCTCACTCTTCCATATAGACGCCATCCAGTCGGCGTCTTTGTGCGCACCGATCATCCGCTGGCGAAGCAGAAGAGCGTCAAGATCTCCGAACTCGAAGGCGAACCACTAATTATCCGTGAGACCGGCTCTACGACGCGACGCGCGTTCGAGCAAGCGCTCGCTAAGGCAAAGATCAAGCCGCGCATCGTCATGGAGATCGGAAGCCGCGAGGCGATCCGCGAAGCCGTCATTCGCGGGTTGGGCATAAGCTACGTCTCCGAAGCCGAGTTCGTTCCAGACTCTTCTCTGCGCCTCATCCCAATCAGTAATGCGGGAATCTTCACCTATGCGCATGTTGTGATTTTGCGGAAACGCGAAACCAGCCGGATCATCCGCGCGTTTCTCGAAGTCGTGCGTAAGACAAAGGTTTCCAATACGAAGTAG
- a CDS encoding NAD(P)/FAD-dependent oxidoreductase → MDDVIIIGGSFAGLAGALQLGRARRKVTVLDTGLPRNRFAGHSHGLLGHDHKPPLAILAEARQQLARYPTIKLVNARADSVSGAIDDFTVLTSDGASLGARRLILSYGVADQMPDIPGFAEGWGTSIVPCPYCDGFEVAGQHWGLVWSGPQSHNQVRLFHDWTDRLTVFADGHDIPPDIRADLTRRNTPVVDGRITEITHHGDHSATVKLDTGPNVAVDILFAHPRNKPSASLHESLGLATVDTPLGIILKVDERRQTSMPGIYAAGDLANPLTPPSVTLASSQGAMAGIFAQQSMLV, encoded by the coding sequence ATGGATGACGTCATCATTATCGGCGGCAGCTTTGCCGGTCTCGCCGGCGCCCTGCAGCTCGGCCGTGCCCGCCGCAAGGTCACCGTTCTCGACACCGGGCTGCCGCGCAACCGCTTCGCCGGCCACTCGCACGGCCTGCTCGGCCACGATCACAAGCCACCGCTGGCCATCCTGGCCGAGGCGCGGCAGCAGCTGGCGCGTTATCCCACGATCAAGCTGGTCAATGCCCGGGCCGACAGCGTCTCCGGCGCCATCGACGATTTCACCGTCCTCACTTCCGATGGCGCAAGCCTTGGGGCGCGTCGCCTGATCCTGAGCTATGGCGTCGCCGACCAGATGCCTGATATTCCGGGCTTTGCCGAAGGCTGGGGCACGTCCATCGTGCCCTGCCCCTATTGCGACGGCTTTGAAGTCGCCGGCCAGCATTGGGGCCTCGTCTGGTCCGGCCCGCAGTCGCACAATCAGGTCAGGCTGTTCCACGATTGGACCGACAGGTTGACGGTCTTCGCCGATGGTCATGACATTCCACCCGATATCCGGGCCGATCTGACGCGCCGCAACACACCTGTCGTCGATGGCCGGATCACTGAGATCACCCATCACGGGGACCATAGCGCCACCGTCAAGCTCGATACCGGCCCCAATGTCGCGGTCGACATCCTGTTCGCGCATCCGCGCAACAAGCCGTCCGCAAGCCTGCATGAATCACTGGGCCTCGCCACGGTCGATACGCCCCTCGGCATCATCCTCAAGGTCGACGAGCGCCGCCAAACCAGCATGCCCGGCATCTACGCCGCCGGCGACCTCGCCAACCCTCTTACGCCGCCATCGGTCACCCTGGCATCATCGCAGGGCGCGATGGCGGGTATCTTCGCCCAGCAGTCGATGCTGGTTTGA
- a CDS encoding class I SAM-dependent methyltransferase, which translates to MTQHNADRVADWNGQSGERWVAHQARLDARLAVFGQAAIEAAAPAAGERVLDVGCGAGASSLALAARVGAGGQVLGVDISEPLIARARALAPQDTPALFRVADASSAELPEGAFDILFSRFGVMFFDDPTGAFAHMRRALQPGGRVAFVCWRGAAENDWVRLPMGAIKGIVPPTAPPDPEAPGPFSFGDRGRVARILTAAGFTDIAIAPFDASVPFGEGATRDAAIDDAVKMTFEVGPLSRALADQPDDIRARASAAVRAAFAGRPGERSVMIDSATWIVTARNPAS; encoded by the coding sequence ATGACACAGCACAATGCCGATCGGGTCGCCGACTGGAATGGCCAAAGCGGGGAGCGCTGGGTCGCCCACCAGGCCCGGCTCGACGCCAGGCTGGCGGTGTTCGGCCAGGCCGCGATCGAAGCCGCCGCGCCCGCGGCGGGCGAGCGCGTGCTGGACGTCGGCTGCGGCGCGGGCGCGTCGAGTCTGGCTCTGGCCGCCCGCGTCGGCGCGGGGGGCCAAGTGCTGGGCGTGGACATATCCGAACCGCTGATCGCCCGAGCGCGCGCGCTTGCGCCACAGGATACGCCGGCCCTGTTCCGGGTGGCCGACGCCAGCAGCGCCGAGCTGCCCGAGGGGGCGTTCGACATCCTGTTCTCGCGTTTCGGGGTGATGTTCTTCGACGATCCGACAGGGGCGTTCGCCCATATGCGCCGCGCGCTCCAGCCGGGCGGGCGGGTCGCTTTCGTCTGCTGGCGTGGCGCGGCCGAGAACGATTGGGTGCGCCTGCCGATGGGCGCAATCAAAGGCATCGTCCCGCCGACGGCGCCGCCCGATCCCGAAGCGCCTGGCCCATTCTCGTTCGGCGACCGGGGGCGGGTGGCTCGCATCCTGACGGCGGCCGGCTTCACCGATATCGCTATCGCGCCCTTCGATGCTTCCGTCCCGTTTGGCGAGGGCGCGACGCGGGACGCGGCGATCGACGACGCGGTGAAGATGACGTTCGAGGTCGGCCCGCTGTCGCGCGCGCTCGCTGATCAGCCCGACGACATCCGCGCCCGCGCCTCGGCCGCGGTTCGTGCCGCCTTCGCGGGCCGCCCCGGCGAGCGGTCGGTGATGATCGACAGCGCGACGTGGATCGTCACGGCGCGCAATCCGGCAAGCTGA
- a CDS encoding methyltransferase family protein, with protein sequence MAVEPDSAGVRFPPPFVYLGALLLGLAAERFVTLRSFGIDWRLLVATGALLIVAGAAMMLAAAGLFRRLGTNVPPSQPTTLIATTGPYRWTRNPMYLGMALIYAGLAIGFDGPIAFALLPLVLIAIQTQVIAREERYLEAKFGDDYRRYKAEVRRWL encoded by the coding sequence ATGGCCGTCGAACCGGACAGCGCGGGTGTGCGCTTCCCGCCGCCCTTCGTCTATCTGGGAGCGCTGCTGTTGGGGCTGGCGGCGGAGCGGTTCGTCACCCTGCGCTCTTTCGGCATCGACTGGCGGTTGCTGGTCGCGACAGGCGCGCTGCTGATCGTTGCCGGCGCGGCGATGATGCTTGCGGCGGCGGGGCTGTTCCGGCGGCTGGGCACCAACGTTCCGCCGTCGCAGCCAACGACCCTCATTGCAACGACCGGCCCTTATCGGTGGACCCGCAATCCCATGTATCTCGGCATGGCGCTTATCTATGCCGGCCTTGCGATCGGCTTCGACGGGCCGATCGCCTTCGCCTTGCTCCCGTTGGTGCTGATCGCGATCCAGACGCAGGTGATCGCCCGCGAGGAGCGCTATCTCGAAGCGAAGTTCGGCGACGACTACCGCCGCTACAAGGCCGAGGTTCGCCGCTGGCTCTGA
- a CDS encoding multidrug effflux MFS transporter, with amino-acid sequence MADLVNPLRIPASSALPIAVLSVLTAMGTLATNILLPSLPHIAISLNVTTAAVTSAITVFLAVFGLGQLLVGPLSDRYGRRWPVLIGFAVFFAGSAWCGLATDLPNLLVGRVVQATGACATAVLSRAIARDLFSGPALARAMALIMMVMSAAAGFSPLLGGALDHSLGWRAQFALVAAFAAVSAVAYGIVLGETHNSTRTPLNPVAIGRTYAGLIGDRRFAIPATTSSLCIGGMFSLFSAAPRLFIEALHFTPIQLGLFFAGTVFIVSAAGMLASRLAPRYGLDGPIRAGLCAAAASNLAILLIAIISPTFLPFLAAMCVVLLGMGVVIPLATARALSPFGEKAGAASALLGFLQMMIAAIGVWLAAAVSHEAMLALGIVMSAFSLLALGLYARPGS; translated from the coding sequence ATGGCTGACCTGGTCAATCCCCTGCGCATTCCCGCCTCCAGCGCCCTGCCCATCGCCGTCCTTTCCGTCCTAACCGCGATGGGAACGCTGGCGACCAACATCCTGCTGCCGTCTCTGCCGCACATTGCGATCTCATTGAATGTCACGACTGCGGCGGTCACGTCCGCCATCACCGTTTTTCTTGCGGTATTCGGCTTGGGCCAGCTCCTGGTCGGACCGCTTTCGGATCGCTACGGAAGACGTTGGCCGGTCCTGATCGGATTTGCCGTGTTCTTCGCGGGCAGCGCCTGGTGCGGTCTGGCGACCGACCTGCCTAATCTCCTTGTCGGCCGCGTCGTGCAGGCAACAGGTGCTTGCGCGACGGCAGTGCTGTCTCGCGCCATCGCCCGCGACTTGTTTAGCGGCCCAGCGCTGGCACGCGCGATGGCGCTCATCATGATGGTGATGTCCGCTGCTGCCGGGTTCTCGCCACTGCTTGGCGGCGCACTCGACCACAGCCTGGGCTGGCGCGCCCAATTCGCGCTGGTCGCGGCCTTTGCTGCCGTCAGCGCCGTTGCCTACGGCATCGTTCTCGGCGAAACCCACAATTCGACCCGCACGCCGCTCAACCCAGTTGCCATCGGCAGGACCTATGCCGGCTTGATTGGCGACCGTCGCTTCGCGATCCCCGCGACCACCTCGAGCCTCTGCATAGGGGGCATGTTCTCATTGTTTTCGGCGGCACCGCGCCTATTCATCGAAGCGCTGCACTTCACGCCGATCCAGCTAGGCCTCTTTTTCGCCGGCACCGTCTTCATCGTATCCGCCGCGGGTATGCTTGCATCAAGATTGGCACCACGCTACGGGCTCGATGGCCCGATCCGGGCCGGTTTGTGCGCGGCGGCCGCCAGCAACCTTGCGATCCTGCTCATCGCGATAATAAGCCCGACTTTCCTGCCTTTTCTGGCCGCGATGTGCGTTGTTCTTCTCGGGATGGGTGTTGTCATTCCACTGGCCACTGCGCGGGCGCTTTCTCCATTCGGGGAGAAGGCCGGCGCCGCCTCGGCGCTGCTGGGTTTCTTGCAGATGATGATCGCCGCGATCGGCGTATGGCTTGCTGCCGCAGTGTCACATGAAGCGATGTTGGCGCTGGGCATCGTGATGAGCGCGTTTTCCCTGCTGGCTCTTGGCCTGTACGCGCGGCCGGGATCTTGA
- the psrA gene encoding iron-containing alcohol dehydrogenase PsrA has protein sequence MRWAYWNPVKVRFGAGTFDEVGGLIGKRRYALVTYNQPIFNDLAARLTKVAGEPVAVIDNIETNPDCADLVNSCRVFGAATQAPEVIVALGGGSMMDAAKVLAGSKGDFENVRRHLTEKAPLDTSAIVPIIAVPTTSGTGSEVTHWATVWDSANGSKYSLAHPLLYPEAAVLDPQLILGAPRGLTLATGLDSLSHALESIWNVNANSVSAGFAVEAAREIIETLPRLLDNLGDIDLRTRQARGSLLAGFAFSQTKTALAHNISYDITLKIGLIHGIACSFSLPIVMGWAIGNSPDCDAALRRIFGPDLSEGVRKLRSFLEGIGVKTDPATYGVSPAEWTRLVEKALEGERGRNFIGRQTVKAA, from the coding sequence ATGCGGTGGGCCTACTGGAATCCCGTAAAAGTTCGCTTCGGCGCAGGGACATTCGATGAAGTCGGAGGTCTGATCGGCAAGCGCCGCTATGCCCTCGTGACCTATAATCAACCGATTTTCAACGACCTGGCGGCGCGCCTTACAAAGGTCGCGGGCGAGCCGGTTGCCGTCATCGACAATATCGAGACCAACCCGGACTGCGCCGATCTGGTGAATTCCTGCCGTGTCTTCGGCGCTGCAACGCAAGCGCCTGAAGTCATCGTTGCCCTCGGTGGAGGCTCGATGATGGATGCGGCCAAGGTGCTGGCTGGAAGCAAGGGCGACTTCGAGAATGTCCGCCGCCATCTTACCGAGAAGGCCCCGCTGGACACGTCGGCGATCGTGCCGATCATTGCGGTGCCGACTACTTCCGGAACAGGCAGCGAAGTCACCCATTGGGCAACCGTGTGGGATTCGGCCAACGGCAGCAAGTATTCGCTGGCGCATCCGTTGCTCTATCCCGAAGCCGCCGTGCTCGATCCGCAGCTTATCCTTGGGGCGCCGCGAGGGCTGACCCTGGCGACCGGTCTCGACTCCCTGTCACATGCGCTCGAGAGCATCTGGAACGTCAACGCCAACTCGGTCTCGGCCGGCTTCGCGGTCGAGGCCGCGCGCGAGATCATCGAAACGCTGCCGCGCCTGCTCGACAATCTCGGCGATATCGATCTGCGCACCCGTCAGGCGCGCGGCAGCCTGCTCGCCGGCTTCGCTTTCTCGCAGACCAAGACGGCTTTGGCCCACAACATCTCCTACGACATTACGCTGAAGATCGGACTGATCCACGGCATCGCCTGTTCGTTCTCGCTGCCGATCGTGATGGGGTGGGCAATAGGCAATAGCCCCGACTGCGACGCCGCACTGCGCCGCATCTTTGGCCCGGACCTCAGCGAAGGTGTCCGCAAGCTGCGGTCTTTCCTCGAGGGGATCGGCGTCAAGACTGATCCTGCCACCTACGGCGTTTCGCCGGCGGAATGGACACGCCTGGTCGAGAAGGCGCTGGAAGGCGAGCGCGGCAGGAATTTCATTGGAAGGCAGACGGTCAAGGCAGCGTAG
- a CDS encoding TetR/AcrR family transcriptional regulator — protein MTEISQGRRGRPANQALGQTIVDAARELFVELGFQATTLDKVAQRAKISKLSIYRHFENKEALFSAAIAAGCHQLFAPQALLEGVDGSAEDQLMAVGSSLLRTLLRSDVRSVEAMVMADKTNQNSLSKLHYEAGPAHVIAQIEALLRQLHAKAVLNVPDPLRSARLFAALFKGSDLLIIARFDQARAEDDKEIESYCRSAVAMFIAAHGGNDHGGGYLPAPRSKNKI, from the coding sequence GTGACCGAAATTAGCCAGGGCCGGCGCGGCCGGCCCGCCAACCAGGCGCTTGGCCAAACGATCGTCGACGCCGCGCGCGAACTCTTTGTGGAGTTGGGTTTTCAAGCGACGACATTGGACAAGGTCGCCCAGCGGGCGAAGATATCCAAGCTCAGCATCTATCGGCACTTCGAGAACAAGGAGGCGCTGTTCAGCGCGGCCATCGCGGCCGGCTGCCATCAGTTGTTTGCACCACAGGCCCTTCTTGAAGGCGTCGACGGTTCGGCCGAAGATCAGCTCATGGCGGTGGGATCATCACTGCTTCGCACGCTGTTGAGATCAGACGTCCGCAGTGTCGAAGCCATGGTAATGGCCGACAAGACGAATCAAAACTCGTTAAGCAAGCTCCATTACGAAGCCGGCCCCGCCCATGTCATCGCCCAAATTGAGGCCCTGTTGCGTCAGTTGCACGCGAAGGCGGTTCTGAACGTGCCCGATCCTCTCCGGTCCGCCCGCTTGTTTGCCGCGCTTTTCAAAGGATCCGATCTCCTGATTATCGCACGCTTCGATCAGGCGAGAGCAGAGGACGACAAAGAAATCGAATCCTATTGCCGGTCGGCCGTCGCCATGTTCATCGCCGCGCACGGTGGCAACGACCACGGGGGCGGATATTTGCCGGCCCCAAGGTCAAAAAACAAAATTTGA